One Salvia splendens isolate huo1 chromosome 22, SspV2, whole genome shotgun sequence DNA segment encodes these proteins:
- the LOC121785945 gene encoding pollen-specific leucine-rich repeat extensin-like protein 1: MATEKVTLMVLQADLQCPCCYKKIRKTLCKFPQIRDQVYDEKKNEVKITVVCCSPERIRDKLCCKGGKSIKSIKIIDLKPADKPKEPEKPKDKPKETPKEPEKPKEKPKEAEKPKEKPKEAEKPKEKPKEAEKPKAEKPKDNPEKPKDTPKGPEKPKGDGGVPPLGKPEPVKMPESAVMPPAAMQMMGPGPGPALVHGVPSIFPYVRPSQDAYPAGPYYHGYGFPPPPQPIYDGYGYGQGHGFGYGGGVVAQHQHGHHVNRDNYFSDENPQTCTIM, from the exons ATGGCAACTGAGAAG GTGACTCTAATGGTGCTACAGGCTGATCTACAATGTCCATGCTGCTACAAGAAGATCAGAAAAACTCTTTGTAAATTCCCCC aaattagGGACCAAGTGTATGATGAAAAGAAGAACGAAGTGAAAATCACAGTGGTGTGTTGTAGCCCGGAAAGGATCCGTGACAAATTATGTTGCAAGGGTGGAAAATCCATCAAAAGCATCAAGATTATAGACCTCAAGCCCGCCGACAAGCCCAAGGAGCCCGAAAAGCCCAAAGACAAGCCCAAAGAAACACCCAAGGAGCCCGAAAAGCCTAAGGAAAAACCTAAGGAGGCCGAAAAGCCTAAGGAAAAGCCCAAGGAGGCCGAAAAGCCTAAGGAAAAGCCCAAAGAGGCCGAAAAGCCCAAAGCCGAGAAGCCCAAGGACAATCCGGAAAAGCCCAAGGATACCCCCAAAGGGCCCGAAAAGCCGAAAGGAGACGGCGGAGTGCCGCCTCTGGGAAAGCCCGAACCGGTAAAAATGCCCGAATCGGCTGTGATGCCGCCGGCAGCAATGCAGATGATGGGGCCCGGGCCCGGCCCGGCCCTAGTCCACGGCGTTCCGTCAATATTCCCCTATGTCAGGCCGAGCCAAGACGCTTATCCGGCCGGCCCGTATTACCACGGGTACGGATTCCCACCTCCGCCGCAGCCAATTTACGATGGATATGGGTACGGGCAAGGGCACGGGTTCGGGTATGGGGGTGGAGTAGTAGCCCAGCATCAACATGGGcatcatgtgaatagagataactACTTTAGTGATGAAAACCCTCAAACTTGCACTATCATGTAA